The genomic window CATCGCTGCCCGATACGCCATCACCGAGCCTTCGTCGATCGACGGCGCGATCCGCGCGAAGAAATCGGGCGCGAAACCGCCCATCAGCGAACCAACCATGAGCGAGAGGTTCACGACAGAGAGCGACACTGCCGATGCGTACTGCCGGTACTCCTGACGTTCGTGATCCATGATGAATGGCAGCACCGGGTTGATCAGGAACGCCAGCGACGCCCCGTAGGCCACCGCCAGGATCATCAACAGCCATTGGTTGGTCGACAGTCCGAGGCCGAAGCTGGAAATGCACAGCACCGCGAACCCGGTCACCAGCACCCGCCAGTTTCCAAAACGGTTGATCGCGGCTCCCATTCCGAGCGATGCCGCGGCAACCGAGAGCGTCGCCACCGCGCGCCATTGGCCGATGAAGTCCTCCCGGTATCCCAGTTCGAGCAGGTAGAAATTGAAGATGAGCTCGATCACTCCGAAGCCAATATTGGCCAGGAGGCAATACACCAGGATGAGTTTGACATCGGGGTTGAACGACCGAACGCGCTGCAGATAGGTGAACATCCGCCTCTGGTTTCGGTGTCGGACGGGTTAGGCGCTGCCGGAGGATAGCACGATTCAAAGCGCTGCCGGATTCCCGATATCCCAAGCCGCAATCGACCGGATAGAATGGCCCTCGAATTGGATGGGCGGCCGCAATCCGGAGGATCAGTGTGATCGATTTCAGAAGCGATACCTTGACCAAGCCATCGGCGGGGATGCGCCGGGCGATGGCCGAAGCAGAGGTTGGCGACGAACAGTATCGCGAGGATCCAACGGTCAATCGCCTGCAGGAGATGGCTGCCGAACTCACCGGAAAAGAAGCCGCGCTCTTCGTCCCGTCCGGAACGATGTGCAACGCCATTGCCTTTGCGGTTCATTGCCGCCCGGGCGATGCCGTCATCCTCGAGCGTCGCGCGCATCCGAATATCGCGGAAGGGGGTGGCCCAGCTATTTTCGCCAGCGTCATGATGCGTGGTCTCGAGGGAGAACGCGGCGTCTTCACTGCGGAGCAGGTGCGGTCCTATCTCAGCAACCGGGGAACCCACACATCCAAGTCAGCGATGATCTCGGTCGAGAATACCTCCAACCAGGGAGGCGGCAAGATCTGGCCGTTGG from Thermomicrobiales bacterium includes these protein-coding regions:
- a CDS encoding MFS transporter translates to MFTYLQRVRSFNPDVKLILVYCLLANIGFGVIELIFNFYLLELGYREDFIGQWRAVATLSVAAASLGMGAAINRFGNWRVLVTGFAVLCISSFGLGLSTNQWLLMILAVAYGASLAFLINPVLPFIMDHERQEYRQYASAVSLSVVNLSLMVGSLMGGFAPDFFARIAPSIDEGSVMAYRAAM
- a CDS encoding threonine aldolase family protein; protein product: MIDFRSDTLTKPSAGMRRAMAEAEVGDEQYREDPTVNRLQEMAAELTGKEAALFVPSGTMCNAIAFAVHCRPGDAVILERRAHPNIAEGGGPAIFASVMMRGLEGERGVFTAEQVRSYLSNRGTHTSKSAMISVENTSNQGGGKIWPLETLAGLRALCDEAGMKLHMDGARLMNASVGSDTPVSVIASYPDSVWIDLSKGLGAPVGAVIAGSAEFIEEGRLWKHRLGGAMRQAGIIAAAGIYAFEHNVERLAEDHENAKVLAEGIGNVPGIELLRTPVETNIVIFSVANT